The Vibrio astriarenae genome contains a region encoding:
- a CDS encoding Na+/H+ antiporter subunit C: MTTLFAFVIGALYAAALYMMLRRSVVKLVIGLIILSNATNLLIFTGGGLVRGAPPLIQEGLYAPIGQIADPLPQALILTAIVISFGVLAFAVVLIKRAYKVIGADDMNEMKSTDSQL, from the coding sequence ATGACTACATTATTTGCTTTTGTGATTGGTGCGCTTTACGCCGCTGCTCTCTATATGATGTTACGCCGTAGCGTTGTTAAACTGGTTATCGGTCTGATTATCTTATCAAACGCAACCAATCTACTTATCTTCACTGGTGGTGGTTTGGTGCGTGGCGCGCCTCCTCTCATTCAAGAGGGGCTGTATGCACCGATCGGTCAGATTGCTGATCCATTGCCTCAAGCACTGATTCTAACTGCAATCGTAATCAGTTTCGGTGTTTTAGCTTTTGCCGTGGTGTTAATCAAACGTGCCTACAAGGTGATAGGTGCTGACGATATGAACGAAATGAAGAGTACAGATTCACAACTATGA
- a CDS encoding Na+/H+ antiporter subunit B, protein MNNTSTSLILQVVARFLLPMLLLFSVFLLLRGHDEPGGGFIAGLVASVAFALHLFAFDATQTRKLIGIDSTYLMGGGLIIATLSGFVGVIKSGSTFATAVWWYVHVPGLGELKISTPLIFDIGVYLVVIGMVTTLLFSLAQLEED, encoded by the coding sequence ATGAATAATACGAGTACTTCTCTTATTTTGCAGGTTGTCGCGCGTTTTCTATTGCCGATGCTTCTGCTGTTCTCTGTGTTTTTGCTTCTTCGTGGCCACGATGAGCCGGGTGGTGGTTTCATCGCTGGTCTTGTGGCATCAGTCGCATTCGCACTTCACTTGTTTGCGTTTGATGCAACTCAAACCCGCAAACTGATTGGTATTGATAGTACCTATTTGATGGGTGGTGGTCTTATTATCGCCACACTCAGTGGTTTTGTCGGTGTCATCAAGTCAGGCAGCACGTTTGCTACCGCAGTTTGGTGGTATGTGCATGTTCCTGGGTTAGGTGAGCTGAAAATTAGTACACCACTTATCTTTGATATCGGTGTCTATCTGGTTGTTATCGGTATGGTAACAACGCTGTTGTTCTCTCTCGCTCAGTTGGAGGAAGATTAA
- a CDS encoding putative monovalent cation/H+ antiporter subunit A, protein MLFAVLSGFILAGFVPWLFKQFGERTSKLLAILPATLFVYFTNYLPVVTGQGPQLISYDWVPSLGISLDFWLDGLSLMFALLISGIGFFVIIYAGSYLAHKPDQRKLLTYLMAFMGAMLGVVLSNNLIAMFVFWELTSITSYMLIGYYHEKESSRKSALQGLFVTVGGGLALLAGIIMLGMMAGTYEISEILSQGTSLQSHALFTVMMLAVLGGTFTKSAQFPFHFWLPNAMAAPTPVSSYLHSATMVKAGVYLMARLQPTMAGNDTWTMLLSGIGAITMLLGAAMAVTSTDLKKILAYSTIMALGTLTMLIGIGTEAALVAAMVFLLGHALYKGALFMAAGTIDHETGTKDVRELGGLRKAMPYTAAFMSLAALALAGVPPLFGFIGKEMMLEGVLSSPWAAMLAFMALLTSIFIVACAGLLVIKPFWGEKKSTPKAAHEAPMGLRLGFTVLSVIGLIFGLLPSLVSPLVTSAANAVSGHEVSDIDLALWHGFNVPLMMSLLALGLGYLLFKNWDRLGPKASKVQPMLKYGPESGYFIFMDNMLKFAKWSTAKLQNGYMSNYILTIFLTTIALVGYTLFTKVGIHWDLDFSDVTIKDLAVSILIVAVITYACVTSVRLSSVAAIGALGFAMAMIYVFFSAPDLAITQVLIETLTVIMLVLVLFKLPKFQKLSSSDVRWRDTVVALLFGAMMATLLMTVVHFSMPGGISSYLIENSYPIAKGRNIVNVILVDYRALDTLGEIFVLALAAIGVTAMLRTKKD, encoded by the coding sequence ATGCTGTTTGCAGTTCTGTCAGGATTTATTCTGGCGGGCTTCGTCCCTTGGCTTTTTAAGCAGTTTGGGGAACGAACCAGTAAGTTGCTTGCAATTTTACCAGCAACACTTTTTGTCTATTTTACAAATTACCTTCCTGTAGTCACAGGGCAGGGACCGCAACTCATCAGCTACGACTGGGTACCATCGTTGGGTATCAGTTTGGATTTTTGGCTTGATGGTTTGAGTCTTATGTTCGCTCTGCTGATTTCGGGAATCGGTTTCTTTGTAATCATCTACGCGGGTAGCTATTTAGCCCATAAACCTGATCAACGTAAGTTGCTCACCTACCTGATGGCGTTCATGGGCGCGATGCTTGGAGTGGTGCTTTCAAACAACTTGATCGCAATGTTCGTTTTCTGGGAGTTGACCAGTATTACGTCTTACATGCTGATTGGTTACTACCACGAAAAAGAATCTTCTCGTAAATCAGCCCTTCAAGGTCTGTTTGTTACCGTTGGTGGTGGTCTAGCACTGCTTGCGGGTATCATCATGCTCGGTATGATGGCAGGTACTTATGAGATCAGTGAAATTCTATCTCAAGGTACAAGCCTGCAGTCTCACGCTCTATTTACAGTGATGATGCTGGCAGTGTTGGGCGGAACGTTCACTAAGTCTGCTCAATTCCCATTCCACTTTTGGTTGCCAAACGCAATGGCAGCGCCAACCCCTGTCAGTTCATACCTCCACTCTGCGACGATGGTAAAAGCGGGTGTCTATTTGATGGCTCGTCTACAACCGACAATGGCGGGTAACGATACATGGACGATGCTACTGTCAGGTATCGGTGCGATCACCATGTTGTTGGGCGCAGCGATGGCGGTAACAAGCACCGATCTCAAGAAGATCTTGGCTTATTCAACCATTATGGCATTGGGCACATTGACCATGCTCATTGGTATTGGTACCGAAGCTGCACTGGTTGCTGCAATGGTGTTCCTTCTTGGTCATGCTCTGTATAAAGGTGCTTTGTTCATGGCTGCGGGTACCATTGACCATGAAACGGGGACAAAAGATGTTCGCGAACTCGGTGGTTTACGCAAGGCAATGCCGTATACAGCCGCATTCATGTCTCTAGCAGCATTAGCGCTGGCGGGTGTACCACCCCTGTTTGGCTTCATCGGTAAAGAGATGATGCTTGAGGGTGTGTTGTCGAGCCCATGGGCTGCTATGTTGGCGTTTATGGCGTTACTCACATCGATCTTCATTGTGGCTTGTGCTGGGTTGTTAGTTATTAAGCCTTTCTGGGGTGAGAAAAAATCGACACCTAAAGCGGCTCACGAAGCACCAATGGGCCTACGCCTTGGCTTCACAGTGTTGTCTGTCATCGGTTTGATTTTTGGTTTACTACCAAGCCTAGTTTCGCCACTAGTGACATCGGCAGCGAATGCTGTATCTGGTCACGAAGTATCGGATATTGATTTGGCGCTGTGGCATGGCTTCAACGTTCCTTTGATGATGAGTTTGCTTGCATTGGGTCTAGGCTATTTGTTGTTTAAGAACTGGGACCGCTTGGGACCGAAGGCTTCAAAAGTGCAACCGATGCTGAAGTATGGCCCAGAAAGTGGCTACTTTATCTTCATGGATAACATGCTTAAGTTTGCCAAGTGGAGTACGGCGAAGCTACAAAATGGCTATATGTCGAACTATATCTTGACGATCTTCTTGACGACTATCGCTTTAGTCGGTTACACGCTGTTCACCAAAGTGGGTATTCATTGGGATCTTGATTTCTCCGATGTAACTATAAAAGACCTTGCTGTATCGATTCTGATCGTTGCTGTGATCACCTATGCATGTGTGACCTCTGTTCGTTTAAGCTCGGTTGCCGCTATCGGTGCACTCGGTTTTGCGATGGCGATGATCTACGTCTTCTTCAGTGCACCAGACCTTGCAATCACACAGGTTCTAATAGAAACACTGACTGTGATTATGCTGGTACTGGTTCTGTTTAAACTGCCGAAGTTCCAGAAGCTTTCGAGCTCAGATGTACGCTGGCGTGACACGGTTGTTGCTTTATTATTCGGTGCAATGATGGCGACTTTGCTAATGACGGTCGTACATTTCTCAATGCCTGGCGGTATCAGCAGTTACCTCATTGAAAACAGCTATCCAATTGCGAAAGGTCGCAATATTGTTAACGTGATTCTTGTTGATTACCGAGCGCTAGATACTCTTGGTGAGATCTTCGTATTGGCGTTGGCGGCTATTGGTGTGACAGCCATGCTTAGAACGAAGAAGGATTAG
- the nhaA gene encoding Na+/H+ antiporter NhaA, with protein MVKVLRNFVKSESSGGVLLVIATIAAMTLANSSFSDIYHAFLHSYFLGMPISHWINDGLMAIFFLLIGLEVKRELLQGALKTKEMALFPAIAALGGMVVPALIYVLFNYQNPEALAGWAIPAATDIAFALGVMALLGDRVPVNLKVFLLALAIIDDLGAIVIIALFYTSDLSTIALLAAVASTCLLFYMNMQKVHSLAAYMVVGLILWAAVMASGIHATIAGVLVGFAIPLRLKKEDYTKPLAPLEVLEHKLNPYVVFIILPLFALTNAGITLTDVSMAGMTSMVPMGIAMGLLIGKPIGITTFCWLAIKFGVAKLPAGTNFGQVIAVSVLCGIGFTMSIFISSLAFTGETLTFETYARLGILMGSSLSAVTGFTILWWALRPNTQAVLQD; from the coding sequence ATGGTAAAGGTATTACGTAATTTTGTGAAGTCCGAGTCATCTGGTGGTGTGCTACTAGTAATAGCAACTATCGCAGCGATGACCTTGGCAAATAGTTCTTTTAGTGATATTTATCACGCTTTTCTCCACAGCTACTTTCTCGGTATGCCGATCAGTCACTGGATCAATGATGGCTTAATGGCGATATTTTTCCTTCTGATTGGTTTAGAGGTAAAGCGCGAACTTTTACAAGGTGCGCTTAAAACCAAAGAAATGGCGCTGTTTCCAGCAATCGCTGCTCTAGGTGGCATGGTAGTTCCCGCTCTTATCTACGTCCTTTTTAACTACCAGAATCCTGAAGCATTGGCAGGATGGGCAATCCCGGCAGCAACCGATATCGCTTTTGCGCTAGGAGTAATGGCACTACTTGGAGATAGAGTACCCGTCAATCTAAAGGTGTTCTTGCTTGCTTTGGCAATCATTGATGACTTGGGAGCGATCGTTATTATTGCTCTTTTCTATACGAGTGATCTTTCTACCATCGCCTTACTTGCCGCAGTGGCCTCGACGTGTTTGCTTTTTTACATGAATATGCAAAAAGTACACTCTTTGGCTGCGTATATGGTAGTAGGGTTGATTTTGTGGGCTGCGGTAATGGCTTCTGGTATACATGCGACGATAGCCGGTGTTCTAGTTGGTTTTGCAATTCCACTTCGTTTGAAGAAAGAAGACTACACCAAGCCATTGGCGCCACTCGAGGTTTTAGAGCACAAATTGAACCCTTACGTGGTGTTTATCATTTTGCCTCTATTTGCTTTAACTAATGCTGGTATCACGCTAACAGATGTCTCTATGGCAGGCATGACGTCAATGGTTCCTATGGGAATAGCGATGGGCCTGTTAATAGGTAAGCCCATAGGCATTACCACTTTCTGTTGGTTAGCGATAAAGTTCGGTGTGGCTAAACTCCCTGCGGGTACCAATTTTGGTCAAGTCATCGCTGTGTCTGTTCTGTGTGGTATTGGCTTTACCATGTCGATATTCATCTCCTCACTTGCTTTCACGGGTGAGACACTAACGTTCGAGACTTATGCAAGGCTCGGCATTTTGATGGGCTCGAGCCTTTCAGCAGTCACTGGCTTTACCATTTTGTGGTGGGCACTGAGACCAAACACTCAAGCAGTCCTTCAGGATTAA
- a CDS encoding ABC transporter permease, which translates to MSWPVVKALLGHYHRHPFQVILVALGLILGVSLLVGVTAINNHARESYENGDQLFSSPIPYLIRTTEPNGILPKSLYSELRDEAFEQCTPFDVVSLRSAEGEELNIVGVDPLFMKRFNQRFEIAEAPHLPRATHPFPILVSNDFADFMNWSSGSLVRMDDDTFIGPVIIDTEEVLNSSQIVADIELLRGLQRNSDLTLIGCGEMSVDKLTILKARLPDGVMLTRNSRAELESITQAFHMNLKALGMLSFLVGLFIFYQAISLSMIQRQTLVGSLRQLGVSNLQLAQAMLIELSVLVTVCWVVGNGFGLILANQLIPSVSSGLGYLYGASMSLTVSWSWNIGLYSLVLTGIGATLACAWPLVRLLRSQPIRLTSKLSLVRFAGREFTLQAALSCIFTVAAIAIFQAPDSYESGFAIITLMLLSVAMFTPFLLWHLFQSFSFSLRWVKVRWFFADAAASMGYRGVATMAFMLSMAANIGVETLVGSFRHTTDEWLTQKLASDVYVYPYAKTAPTLSRWLKAQPEVDEVWWRWERDVATDLGQAQVVSTGTSQGEHDALAVKLGIPKYWQNLHYSRGVMVSESMSLKLNIRPGDYINLGAEFGDGWLVTGVYYDYGNPFNQVVMSHRNWLAAYEGQGNITLGVNLTDTGDKRELKRRLIQNFDLGGDRIVNNKTIHMQALTAFDRTFVIADTLGNITLIIAIVGIFFATLAGESSRQKQFSLLRCFGISGKELVFVGGLQLLVFGLISILIAVPLGLTLAQLVVDIIIRQSFGWTLQLHFEPEIYLHTIGLALVALVIAGVLPVARLLRQTPMQSLRDSL; encoded by the coding sequence ATGTCATGGCCCGTAGTTAAGGCACTACTCGGTCACTATCATCGTCACCCTTTCCAAGTTATTCTCGTCGCACTTGGTCTTATTCTTGGGGTATCGCTGCTAGTCGGTGTCACAGCTATCAACAACCACGCTCGTGAGAGTTATGAGAATGGCGATCAGCTATTTTCTAGTCCTATTCCTTACCTGATTCGCACAACTGAACCGAATGGCATTCTGCCTAAGTCACTTTATTCAGAGCTACGTGATGAAGCCTTCGAGCAATGCACGCCATTTGACGTTGTAAGCTTGCGTTCCGCTGAAGGTGAAGAGCTGAATATAGTTGGCGTTGACCCATTATTTATGAAGCGTTTTAATCAGCGCTTTGAGATTGCCGAAGCCCCTCATCTTCCGAGGGCAACACACCCATTTCCAATTCTCGTTAGCAACGATTTTGCTGACTTCATGAACTGGAGCTCAGGGTCGTTGGTCAGAATGGACGATGATACCTTCATTGGCCCAGTGATTATCGACACAGAAGAAGTCTTAAACAGTTCGCAAATCGTTGCTGATATCGAACTGCTTAGAGGTCTACAACGCAATAGTGATTTGACCTTGATTGGATGCGGTGAGATGTCGGTCGATAAACTCACCATCCTCAAAGCGCGACTACCTGATGGCGTTATGTTGACACGTAACTCACGTGCAGAGCTAGAATCTATCACTCAAGCTTTCCATATGAACTTGAAAGCGTTAGGCATGCTGTCATTTCTGGTCGGCTTGTTTATCTTCTATCAAGCAATTTCATTATCCATGATTCAGCGACAAACATTAGTTGGCTCGCTGCGTCAACTAGGTGTATCGAACCTACAGCTCGCGCAGGCGATGTTAATTGAATTGTCTGTACTGGTTACTGTTTGCTGGGTGGTTGGTAATGGCTTCGGTTTGATTCTGGCAAATCAGTTGATACCGTCGGTGTCTTCAGGCCTAGGTTACTTGTATGGGGCGAGTATGAGCCTAACGGTAAGTTGGTCATGGAATATCGGCTTATACAGCTTAGTATTAACAGGAATTGGAGCAACGCTTGCGTGTGCATGGCCGCTGGTACGCTTATTACGTTCCCAGCCAATACGTTTAACGTCGAAGCTGTCACTTGTTAGATTCGCAGGGCGTGAGTTTACATTGCAAGCTGCGTTGTCGTGTATTTTTACCGTTGCTGCTATCGCCATTTTCCAAGCTCCAGACTCTTATGAGTCGGGCTTCGCCATTATTACGCTAATGCTTCTCAGCGTCGCAATGTTTACGCCATTTTTACTTTGGCACTTATTCCAAAGCTTCTCATTTAGCTTGCGCTGGGTGAAAGTTCGCTGGTTCTTTGCAGATGCGGCTGCCAGTATGGGTTATCGAGGCGTGGCGACAATGGCCTTTATGCTGTCAATGGCAGCGAATATTGGTGTAGAAACGCTTGTTGGTAGTTTCAGACATACAACCGACGAGTGGCTAACGCAAAAATTGGCGTCCGACGTTTATGTATATCCATACGCCAAAACTGCTCCAACATTAAGTCGTTGGCTTAAAGCGCAGCCTGAAGTGGATGAAGTCTGGTGGCGTTGGGAGCGTGATGTCGCTACTGACTTAGGTCAGGCTCAAGTGGTGAGTACGGGTACGTCTCAAGGTGAACATGACGCACTCGCCGTGAAGTTGGGCATTCCAAAATATTGGCAAAATCTTCACTACTCTCGTGGTGTGATGGTCAGTGAGTCAATGTCGCTCAAGCTAAATATTCGACCAGGAGATTACATCAACCTTGGTGCTGAATTTGGTGATGGGTGGCTGGTTACTGGCGTCTACTATGATTATGGCAATCCATTCAATCAAGTCGTGATGTCCCACCGAAACTGGTTAGCGGCTTACGAAGGGCAGGGTAATATTACGCTGGGCGTAAACCTGACCGATACCGGTGACAAGCGAGAGTTAAAACGTCGTTTGATCCAAAACTTTGACTTGGGTGGCGATAGAATCGTCAACAACAAGACAATTCATATGCAGGCCTTGACCGCATTTGACCGAACGTTTGTTATTGCAGACACCTTAGGTAACATCACATTGATTATCGCCATCGTCGGTATTTTCTTTGCAACCCTAGCAGGGGAGTCTTCCCGTCAGAAGCAGTTCTCTCTGCTACGCTGCTTTGGTATTTCTGGCAAAGAGCTGGTCTTTGTGGGTGGCTTGCAGCTATTGGTGTTTGGGCTAATCTCAATCCTGATCGCAGTTCCACTTGGCTTAACGCTTGCGCAGTTGGTGGTTGATATTATTATTCGACAATCATTTGGCTGGACGTTACAACTTCATTTTGAGCCGGAGATTTATCTCCATACTATTGGGCTCGCTTTGGTCGCGTTGGTGATTGCGGGAGTACTTCCCGTTGCTCGATTATTGCGCCAAACACCAATGCAATCTCTGAGAGATTCTCTTTAA
- a CDS encoding ABC transporter ATP-binding protein: MLQLTNLSKGYVDGGEFYPVLQGAELTLAQGEQMALMGESGSGKSTLLNLIAGLDTVDDGQVIFPNFNMHDAQEHQRTAYRRNNIGLIFQQYNLLPTLNIADNIRFCRQLKGLPEDQGLWRQILSVLDLMPLLGRYPEEISGGQQQRAAIARALYLEPKVLLADEPTGSLDERNAEAVMRLLTNLTRDLECTLLLVTHSEKVANHLSGRVRLQGGQLHVMARS; this comes from the coding sequence ATGTTACAACTGACCAACTTAAGCAAAGGATATGTCGATGGGGGAGAATTTTACCCTGTCCTGCAAGGAGCAGAATTGACGTTGGCTCAAGGTGAGCAGATGGCTTTGATGGGTGAGAGTGGTTCAGGTAAAAGTACGTTACTCAACTTAATCGCTGGCTTGGACACTGTCGATGACGGACAAGTCATATTCCCCAATTTCAATATGCATGATGCGCAAGAGCATCAACGAACCGCATACCGCCGTAACAACATCGGCCTTATCTTCCAGCAATACAATCTCCTCCCTACACTAAATATCGCTGACAACATTCGCTTCTGTCGACAGTTAAAGGGCTTACCCGAAGACCAGGGGCTGTGGCGCCAGATTCTATCTGTCCTGGACCTTATGCCTTTATTAGGGCGTTATCCAGAAGAAATTTCAGGCGGTCAGCAACAACGAGCAGCCATTGCCCGCGCTCTCTATTTAGAGCCAAAGGTGCTCCTAGCTGATGAGCCAACAGGTAGCCTAGATGAGCGCAACGCGGAAGCCGTCATGCGTTTGTTAACAAACTTGACTCGTGATTTAGAGTGTACTTTGTTGCTGGTTACACACAGTGAGAAAGTCGCGAACCATCTTTCAGGGCGTGTACGTTTGCAGGGAGGACAGCTGCATGTCATGGCCCGTAGTTAA
- a CDS encoding MATE family efflux transporter, producing the protein MSTYALVLRHLDKDFLRKLIAIALPITLQNIMFSSRSLVDVMMLGQLGEYEIAAVGIAARATFVSTIMLVGVTTGGALLTAQYWGSGNREGVRQSTALTWLVSMAFAAVTVAIFILFPHQIMAVTTDSQQVIELGAQYLIITSVTMFVVACGASMAVGLRAVHKPGLSTLFSGVGIVANIFFSWVLIFGNLGFPKLGIVGAAVATVISGFIEIACLYGYLYGKKHLLAFGREDIIAVINKEKVTKFLSLSLPTTFNFLAWSGGLFAYQAIMGQTGVQGLAALAVMTPIESMSLALMIGLSTSGAVLVGNQLGAKKFDDVYYQAIGITVINVSVSLLVALAVYLLRVPILDAFSALTPDTRALSDKFMIIMCIGIFVRSVPMMAINGILRAGGDVKFCLYQDLVAQWLIGIPCAALAAALLGWPPEWVYLLFLLEEVVKWIGSIPRIKSRKWIKNLL; encoded by the coding sequence GTGTCTACATACGCTTTAGTGTTACGCCATCTTGATAAAGACTTTTTACGCAAACTGATTGCGATTGCGTTACCTATCACATTGCAAAATATCATGTTTTCTAGTCGAAGCTTAGTCGATGTCATGATGTTGGGGCAACTGGGAGAGTACGAAATTGCAGCAGTAGGCATCGCCGCACGAGCGACATTTGTTTCTACGATCATGCTGGTGGGGGTTACAACAGGGGGCGCACTGCTTACGGCTCAGTATTGGGGCAGTGGTAATAGGGAAGGTGTGAGACAAAGTACCGCATTAACCTGGTTAGTTTCGATGGCATTTGCTGCGGTGACTGTCGCGATATTCATCCTGTTTCCTCACCAAATTATGGCGGTCACGACAGACTCACAACAAGTGATAGAGTTGGGAGCTCAGTATCTTATTATCACTTCGGTAACCATGTTTGTGGTGGCTTGTGGTGCGAGTATGGCGGTGGGTTTACGAGCCGTACACAAACCGGGTTTGAGTACCTTGTTCAGTGGCGTGGGCATTGTCGCGAATATCTTTTTTAGCTGGGTTCTGATTTTCGGTAATTTAGGCTTCCCTAAATTGGGTATTGTGGGTGCTGCAGTGGCAACTGTTATCAGTGGTTTCATAGAGATCGCGTGCTTATACGGTTACCTCTATGGGAAAAAGCACCTATTGGCCTTTGGGCGTGAAGATATTATTGCGGTGATAAACAAAGAGAAGGTGACTAAGTTTCTTTCTCTTTCTCTACCCACCACATTCAACTTCTTGGCGTGGTCGGGAGGCCTTTTCGCTTATCAAGCTATTATGGGCCAGACAGGGGTTCAAGGTTTGGCGGCATTAGCTGTGATGACGCCGATTGAGTCTATGTCTTTGGCTTTGATGATTGGCTTATCTACTTCTGGTGCGGTACTGGTTGGTAATCAACTGGGCGCCAAAAAATTTGATGACGTGTACTATCAAGCGATAGGTATTACGGTCATCAACGTCTCTGTGTCGTTATTGGTTGCATTAGCGGTCTATTTGCTCAGAGTGCCAATCTTGGATGCATTCAGCGCTTTAACTCCTGATACACGAGCCTTGTCTGATAAATTCATGATTATAATGTGTATCGGCATTTTTGTTCGTTCCGTTCCTATGATGGCGATTAATGGGATTTTGCGAGCGGGTGGTGACGTTAAATTTTGCCTATATCAAGATCTCGTTGCTCAGTGGCTTATTGGTATTCCTTGCGCAGCCCTCGCTGCGGCGCTGCTTGGCTGGCCGCCTGAGTGGGTATACTTGTTGTTTTTGCTTGAAGAAGTGGTTAAGTGGATAGGGTCGATACCTAGAATCAAAAGCCGCAAATGGATTAAAAACCTGCTTTAA
- a CDS encoding DUF2867 domain-containing protein, protein MKKVLVLGASGYIGSQLLPILASRGYKVTGAARQLEYLKARVEPAPNLSLVYLDLADAEETQGLIAQHDIVFFLVHGMAHGYDFVDYELSLAVNVKNALNHSNVEHVIYLSAIQPQTADSEHLKARRETGAILRQSKVPITELRAGVIIGPGSAAYEIMRDFVMNLPMLVTPTSVDSKANPIALENLNFYLMSVVQEHPQESVIYEVGGPHSLTYREQFQIICEANQRPFKIWTTPMLTPRLASQWLGTVTSVPAAVGRALLAGLEHDFVANDQVIKAKYPQDLIPFQQAVEQSISQDGEFLRSNVWGYDPTALKRWQPGYGYYPKQAGATFKTSASLASLWNIAKQLGSRKEGYFFANPLWRLREWLDILFGGGRPIRREPDGPELKVGDHIDSWKVIRVEAPKFLSLLFGMKGPGLGRLEVQLEDFGEERQISITAWWHPKGFAGLLYWFAMMPAHLFIFRGMVRAIAKKAMALDTQ, encoded by the coding sequence ATGAAAAAAGTTCTCGTGTTAGGCGCCTCGGGTTATATCGGATCACAACTTCTCCCTATCCTGGCTAGTAGAGGTTACAAGGTCACAGGTGCAGCTCGTCAACTGGAATACCTAAAAGCACGTGTGGAACCCGCACCCAACCTATCACTGGTTTATCTCGACCTTGCAGATGCTGAAGAAACGCAAGGATTGATAGCACAGCATGACATCGTGTTTTTTCTCGTCCATGGTATGGCACACGGCTATGACTTTGTCGACTACGAACTCTCGCTGGCTGTAAATGTCAAAAACGCTCTTAATCACAGTAATGTTGAACACGTTATTTACCTCAGCGCGATACAACCACAGACCGCTGACTCAGAACACCTAAAGGCAAGGCGTGAAACGGGAGCCATATTGCGCCAATCAAAAGTGCCTATCACAGAGTTGCGCGCAGGTGTCATCATTGGCCCAGGCTCAGCCGCTTATGAAATCATGCGTGATTTTGTCATGAATCTTCCAATGCTGGTAACGCCAACTTCTGTCGATTCAAAAGCTAACCCGATTGCGTTGGAAAATCTCAACTTCTACTTAATGTCGGTCGTTCAGGAACACCCTCAAGAGAGTGTTATCTACGAAGTGGGCGGACCTCACTCTCTCACTTATCGTGAACAGTTTCAGATCATTTGTGAGGCCAATCAAAGGCCCTTTAAGATCTGGACGACACCGATGTTGACACCGAGATTAGCATCACAGTGGTTGGGTACCGTTACTTCTGTTCCAGCTGCAGTAGGGCGTGCGTTGCTTGCAGGGTTAGAACATGATTTCGTTGCCAATGACCAAGTCATAAAAGCGAAATACCCGCAAGATTTGATCCCTTTTCAACAAGCTGTCGAGCAATCAATTAGCCAAGACGGTGAGTTCCTTCGCTCAAACGTTTGGGGCTATGACCCAACTGCCCTTAAACGTTGGCAACCCGGATACGGTTACTACCCAAAGCAAGCGGGGGCAACCTTTAAGACCAGCGCTTCGCTTGCCTCATTGTGGAATATTGCAAAGCAGTTAGGCAGTCGAAAAGAGGGCTATTTTTTCGCGAATCCGCTTTGGCGCCTAAGAGAGTGGCTAGATATCCTTTTTGGTGGCGGCCGCCCTATTCGCCGCGAGCCTGATGGTCCTGAGCTCAAAGTCGGTGATCATATTGATTCTTGGAAGGTTATTCGAGTAGAAGCCCCGAAGTTCTTATCTCTACTTTTTGGAATGAAAGGGCCAGGGTTGGGCCGATTAGAGGTACAGCTGGAAGATTTTGGAGAGGAAAGGCAAATATCAATAACCGCTTGGTGGCATCCTAAAGGCTTTGCTGGCCTACTCTACTGGTTTGCCATGATGCCTGCACACCTCTTCATCTTTAGAGGAATGGTAAGAGCCATCGCTAAAAAAGCTATGGCTCTTGATACACAATGA
- a CDS encoding DUF2913 family protein: MSLYSQDIQDVVNSALEELAELHRQGKAVNAPVANNLFLVRWVTKALKQQRFGRVVSQDLTRWQKAGRSKGNDAALEFLFKRISAYYAKFFQENAAGDPVTDAMIEKFLDQMIAENWDVSTAEPLVNAGKVQFFSEGLNSLALCSNQCDDCFDGELMVKPMSWFVRGNHAQFVEMAMNAGFMVHKVTDYKSNVKYHGEYLVFPNNQGDRLAEIPLNFKAD, from the coding sequence ATGTCTCTTTATAGTCAAGATATCCAAGATGTTGTTAACAGTGCTCTAGAGGAGCTAGCAGAACTGCATCGTCAAGGGAAAGCAGTCAACGCTCCAGTGGCAAACAACCTTTTTTTGGTACGCTGGGTCACCAAAGCGCTCAAGCAGCAACGATTTGGCCGAGTAGTCAGTCAAGATTTGACGCGCTGGCAAAAAGCCGGTCGCTCAAAAGGCAATGATGCGGCATTAGAGTTCTTGTTTAAGCGTATTTCTGCCTACTACGCGAAATTCTTTCAAGAGAACGCGGCAGGTGATCCAGTTACCGATGCGATGATTGAGAAGTTTCTTGATCAAATGATTGCCGAAAATTGGGACGTATCAACGGCAGAGCCACTGGTTAATGCTGGTAAGGTTCAGTTCTTTAGTGAGGGTTTAAACTCACTGGCACTGTGTTCAAATCAATGTGACGATTGTTTTGATGGTGAGCTCATGGTGAAGCCAATGAGCTGGTTTGTGCGCGGCAACCACGCACAGTTTGTTGAAATGGCGATGAACGCAGGGTTTATGGTGCATAAAGTGACCGACTATAAATCCAACGTCAAATACCACGGTGAATACCTTGTTTTCCCAAATAACCAAGGGGATCGTCTGGCGGAAATTCCTCTGAATTTCAAAGCGGACTAA